Proteins from one Drosophila gunungcola strain Sukarami chromosome 3R, Dgunungcola_SK_2, whole genome shotgun sequence genomic window:
- the LOC128258153 gene encoding LOW QUALITY PROTEIN: uncharacterized protein LOC128258153 (The sequence of the model RefSeq protein was modified relative to this genomic sequence to represent the inferred CDS: deleted 1 base in 1 codon), with protein MPSLWLFISMLTLVGCQEYNYQRPQTPFFVETAGRQPQTTRFVVQTLGRTYGLETQRAPAVFEDHQTQIVQVLEQRQVPQYHHHHQQQQQQQYHHHQQQQLHTSSYPNPLLVSTNYQAPPPVPANPAQPLNYYEPPQPAQQSQQLQAPNYQPQPQQQTQAPATHLPPQQPAQKLFFGNPYPYAPVTTGSGQQVLDAGHGSGVAPSQVQVQLLQATGSAQPQTRVGDQVGQSQSSQLDAYDYKQTVPGDTRDYQRFVTSCPGGGQCQQKQLSPGQVDDSHQKVLQTARASTQPRVEGCFKSPVVYVPVGAAVNPQGQLRPKNRRTFERQEQILSRYPYN; from the exons ATGCCCTCTCTCTGGCTGTTCATCTCGATG CTGACTTTGGTTGGCTGCCAGGAGTATAATTACCAGCGACCGCAGACCCCGTTTTTTGTGGAAACTGCTGGGCGGCAGCCTCAGACCACCAGGTTTGTGGTGCAGACTTTGGGTCGCACCTACGGCCTGGAAACGCAAAGGGCTCCGGCTGTATTCGAGGATCATCAAACGCAGATTGTCCAGGTTTTGGAGCAGCGGCAAGTGCCGCagtatcatcatcatcatcagcagcagcagcagcaacagtatcatcatcatcaacagcagcaactacaCACCTCTAGCTATCCGAATCCCCTGCTGGTCAGCACCAACTACCAGGCTCCTCCACCAGTTCCTGCTAATCCTGCCCAGCCCTTGAACTACTATGAGCCTCCACAGCCAGCTCAGCAATCTCAGCAGCTCCAGGCTCCCAATTACCAACCACAGCCTCAACAGCAAACCCAAGCTCCAGCTACACATCTGCCACCCCAGCAGCCTGCCCAGAAACTCTTCTTCGGCAATCCCTATCCGTATGCTCCGGTTACCACCGGCTCGGGT CAACAGGTCCTGGATGCAGGACATGGTTCCGGAGTGGCCCCCAGCCAAGTGCAGGTTCAGCTGCTACAGGCAACGGGATCGGCACAGCCACAAACGCGAGTGGGTGACCAGGTGGGTCAGTCCCAGAGCTCCCAACTGGATGCCTACGACTACAAACAGACTGTGCCGGGTGATACCAGGGATTACCAGAGGTTCGTGACCAGCTGCCCGGGTGGTGGGCAGTGCCAGCAGAAGCAGCTGAGTCCCGGCCAGGTGGACGACAGCCACCAGAAGGTGCTCCAGACGGCCAGGGCCTCCACGCAGCCCCGTGTGGAGGGCTGTTTCAAGAGCCCGGTGGTCTATGTGCCCGTCGGAGCTGCCGTCAATCCTCAGGGACAGCTGCGACCAAAGAATAGACGCACCTTTGAGCGCCAGGAGCAGATCCTCTCCAGATATCCCTACAACTAA
- the LOC128266483 gene encoding uncharacterized protein LOC128266483, protein MACKYNTHMIMLSCSLAVLLSISEALPRFSRTKDLGTAASSPSFAYASSPQEPMTLTGNYNLIMPDYYDHHPAESMQLQNFANFYDAQSESESDLGMEESQFLANTPVRAPQPLSPQEKRARQQVPHVDINREKKALRKLKKGSTQPRGADHQEWDQFDYDLYSINPGNGKKYNYDI, encoded by the coding sequence ATCATGCTCAGCTGCAGTTTGGCTGTACTTTTGAGTATCTCGGAGGCACTTCCGCGATTCAGTCGGACCAAGGATCTGGGCACCGCTGCCAGTTCCCCCAGTTTCGCCTATGCCTCCAGTCCCCAGGAACCAATGACCCTCACTGGGAACTACAACCTCATCATGCCCGACTACTATGACCATCATCCCGCTGAGTCGATGCAGCTGCAGAACTTTGCCAACTTCTATGATGCCCAGtccgaatccgaatctgaTCTCGGCATGGAGGAGTCCCAGTTCTTGGCCAACACTCCGGTGAGAGCTCCTCAGCCGCTGAGTCCTCAGGAGAAAAGGGCACGCCAGCAGGTGCCCCATGTGGACATCAACCGGGAGAAGAAGGCCCTTCGCAAACTAAAGAAGGGCAGCACCCAGCCCAGGGGAGCCGATCACCAGGAATGGGACCAGTTCGACTACGACCTGTACAGCATTAATCCAGGCAACGGCAAGAAGTACAACTACGACATCTAG
- the LOC128263758 gene encoding uncharacterized protein LOC128263758, whose protein sequence is MKTSLLLTFLMVMLGVTLSLALTGADDGYAYGPPSGEQLQEIQAVTRPRKHRLKPRVYPEHPSQGCGNLEEADHAAALATYHANRPQPRRIYSHQEIQVDSSFFEPSPERIEELKRILLDQQ, encoded by the exons ATGAAGACGAGTTTGCTGCTAACTTTTCTG ATGGTGATGCTTGGAGTGACGTTGAGTCTGGCGCTGACTGGTGCAGATGATGGCTATGCGTATGGACCACCATCGGGTGAGCAGCTGCAGGAAATCCAGGCGGTCACTCGTCCCAGGAAACACCGCCTGAAGCCACGTGTCTACCCAGAGCATCCATCCCAAGGTTGCGGAAATTTGGAGGAGGCGGATCACGCCGCTGCCCTGGCCACCTACCATGCCAATCGCCCCCAACCGCGTCGTATTTACAGCCACCAGGAAATCCAGGTGGACAGCTCGTTCTTCGAGCCCTCTCCCGAGAGGATCGAGGAACTCAAGCGGATTCTCTTGGATCAGCAATAA
- the LOC128251824 gene encoding uncharacterized protein LOC128251824, with amino-acid sequence MYFKGTLLLLLLIFYINITQIDSRVEFTNIKCNSRDKTYFDFEYCYIKSVNRSYKYISLKANLHEVPIINVSANLQIFKRFRTYMPITMNITFDVCKYMETKKHFGNPMLKLFEKISKNYTNINHKCPYDHDLYVDKLPAQLLNQHFTDVLPLPPGDYAYYSSWYTKGIERATIWIYASLSVLRALTDGNQILQVSQFLEPEAKRHI; translated from the exons atgtattttaaaggaactttgttgttgttgctcttaatattctatattaatataacacaa ATCGATTCCAGAGTTGAGTTCACcaatattaaatgcaattcaagggacaaaacatattttgattTCGAGTATTGTTACATCAAATCTGTAAATCGGAGTTATAAGTACATATCCTTGAAGGCCAACTTGCATGAAGTACCGATTATAAATGTATCG GCAAAcctacaaatatttaagaggTTTCGGACCTATATGCCCATAACCATGAACATCACCTTCGATGTGTGCAAATACATGGAGACTAAAAAGCATTTTGGAAATCCCATGCTAAAGCTTTTTGAGAAAATCTCGAAAAATTACACCAACATCAACCACAAATGTCCGTATGAT CACGATCTGTATGTAGACAAGCTTCCCGCCCAATTACTTAATCAGCATTTCACCGATGTTCTGCCACTTCCACCAGGTGACTACGCTTATTATAGCTCCTGGTACACCAAAGGCATCGAACGAGCTACTATCTGGATATATGCTTCGTTATCA GTTCTAAGGGCATTAACAGATGGGAACCAGATTCTGCAAGTTAGTCAGTTTTTGGAGCCCGAAGCGAAGAGACATATTTAG